Proteins from one Brockia lithotrophica genomic window:
- a CDS encoding Spermidine synthase produces the protein MLYLRWRHTRAARNTIRGERTLTSIPPPKHLVRREDGLWLVDTEEGGSTLLGFRIREVLFEAQTPHQHILVLDSFDYGKMLVLDGIVQTTVRDGFIYNEMIAHPPLLFHPDPRRVLIVGGGDLGAAREVLKYPEVESLVLVEIDAQVVEAARTHLPEIAGSGDDPRLVLHTEDGMRFLEATLPAQFDVILVDSSDPIGPAVGLFRPEFYAAAKRALRPGGILVVQSESPLYHRSTGENVLSALRSLFATVRPYWSVVPTYAGGFWMFTLATDLDELSFRRTLPADTKFATPSFIRTAFDLPPFLREWTENLPPSPPAKR, from the coding sequence ATGCTATACTTGCGTTGGCGCCACACCCGTGCCGCACGAAATACGATTCGAGGTGAACGCACGTTGACGTCTATCCCGCCTCCCAAGCACCTCGTTCGTAGAGAGGACGGGCTCTGGCTCGTCGACACCGAAGAAGGGGGGAGCACGCTCCTCGGCTTTCGAATTCGCGAGGTGCTCTTCGAGGCCCAAACCCCGCATCAGCACATCCTCGTACTCGACAGCTTCGATTATGGCAAGATGCTCGTTCTCGACGGGATCGTGCAGACGACGGTGCGCGACGGGTTTATCTACAACGAGATGATCGCCCATCCCCCCCTCCTCTTTCACCCCGATCCCCGCCGGGTCCTCATCGTCGGAGGAGGCGACCTCGGAGCAGCGCGGGAGGTTTTAAAATACCCCGAAGTCGAATCGCTCGTCCTCGTAGAGATCGACGCCCAGGTCGTCGAGGCGGCGCGAACCCATCTCCCCGAAATCGCCGGTAGCGGGGACGATCCCCGCCTCGTCCTCCACACGGAAGACGGCATGCGCTTCCTTGAGGCGACGCTCCCCGCCCAATTCGACGTGATTCTCGTAGACTCCTCCGACCCCATTGGGCCCGCCGTAGGACTCTTTCGACCCGAGTTTTACGCGGCGGCCAAGCGCGCCTTGCGCCCCGGGGGAATCCTCGTCGTCCAAAGCGAGTCACCGCTTTACCACCGGTCTACCGGCGAGAACGTCCTCTCCGCCCTCCGGTCGCTCTTCGCCACCGTCCGTCCTTACTGGAGCGTCGTGCCGACGTACGCCGGCGGCTTCTGGATGTTCACGCTGGCCACGGACCTCGACGAACTTTCCTTCCGCCGTACCCTCCCCGCGGATACGAAATTCGCCACGCCTTCCTTTATTCGGACGGCCTTTGACCTCCCGCCCTTCCTCCGCGAATGGACGGAAAACCTCCCGCCTTCCCCTCCCGCGAAAAGGTGA